In Candidatus Obscuribacterales bacterium, the genomic stretch GGAGGGCTTCACAATTCTCCTGACTACAGATCAAAATTTGCGTTATCAGCAGAATTTACAGCAGGCTGGAGTGGCTGTTGTTGTTCTTGTAGCATCCAGCAACAAACTTTCTGACTTACTTCCTCTAAGGCCAGCTACCCGTAGTATTTTGAATACAGTTGCTCCAGGAGAAGTGGTTGACGTTGGAGTTTCCTGAATGTCGTGTCGGCGAAAGCAGCATAACAACCCGCTTGCACTCGATGGTTGGAGTTTATCTACTGTGGTGGTGCTTTGAGACTTTTTGATCCTTAAGGTACTTAGGGGATAGTCGTGAACAGCGATCGCTCTCCCAGGTCACAGAAAAGCGATCGCTCAGTTACAAGGCTGGAGACGGTGCTAGCCGTCGCTAACGAGGAACTAGGACTGCAAAGGTGATAGTAGATCATCAAGCCATACTTCAACTTGAACCCGCAAGCGAATTGAGGTGGTGTTAAACGGTGGGATAGGCTGAGGCAAATAGGCGATCGCCTTGTTGTAGTCCGCCACCGCGCAGTTCCAGTCACCATTCAAGTGCTGAACCCGCCCCCGTTCTGCATAGACATGCCCCTGTAGGCAGCTACCCGGCTCCACTAGGTGCAGCGCTACATCGAAGTTTTCTAGCGCATGTTCATACATCCCCATATCGCGGAAGGTGATGCCTTGGTTGATCCAAGCGCGGATATTGGTTGGGTTGAGCTCAATGGATAAATCGTAGTCTAGGATGGCTTCCAGCACTTCTCCACGGGCAGCGTGGTAGTTGGCGCGATTGTTGTAAGCACTATCTAAATTAGGATTAAGAGACAGAGCGCGGTTGTAATCAGCGATCGCTCTGCTGGGTTGACCCATTTGAAAATATACTAACCCTCGGTTGTTGTAGTCCACAGCACTTAGAGGGTTGTGAT encodes the following:
- a CDS encoding tetratricopeptide repeat protein, whose amino-acid sequence is MKAYFSGGHWDKVGAFVDQSPVSPATQSRTAPLRLVHRVHRRWRPAQSSSYPAAKLRRTAPQLFPALDEQDNAALRQFALSEARNGQYETAIASFDILLDHNPLSAVDYNNRGLVYFQMGQPSRAIADYNRALSLNPNLDSAYNNRANYHAARGEVLEAILDYDLSIELNPTNIRAWINQGITFRDMGMYEHALENFDVALHLVEPGSCLQGHVYAERGRVQHLNGDWNCAVADYNKAIAYLPQPIPPFNTTSIRLRVQVEVWLDDLLSPLQS